A part of Tardiphaga sp. vice304 genomic DNA contains:
- a CDS encoding NAD(P)-dependent oxidoreductase produces the protein MAKIAFIGLGVMGFPMAGHLVAKGKHDVTVYNRNSAKAKAWADKFGGNTAPTPKAAAEGQDFVMACVGNDDDLRAVTIGPDGAFAGMAKGAIFVDHTTASAEVARELDAAATKAGFHFIDAPVSGGQAGAENGALTVMCGGTDAAYAKAAPVIESYAKMQKLLGPAGSGQLTKMVNQICIAGLVEALSEGIHFAKKAGLDVNAVVEVISKGAAQSWQMENRYKTMNDGKFDFGFAVEWMRKDLSICLAEARRNGASLPVTAVVDNFYSEVETMGGKRWDTSSLLARLQR, from the coding sequence ATGGCCAAAATTGCTTTCATCGGTCTCGGCGTCATGGGTTTCCCGATGGCGGGTCACCTGGTGGCCAAGGGCAAGCACGACGTCACCGTCTACAACCGCAATTCGGCCAAGGCCAAGGCGTGGGCGGACAAATTCGGCGGCAATACCGCACCAACCCCTAAGGCCGCCGCCGAAGGCCAGGATTTCGTCATGGCCTGCGTCGGCAATGACGATGATTTGCGCGCCGTGACCATCGGGCCGGACGGCGCCTTTGCCGGCATGGCCAAGGGCGCGATCTTCGTCGATCACACCACCGCCTCCGCCGAGGTCGCCCGCGAACTCGACGCCGCCGCGACCAAGGCCGGGTTCCACTTCATCGACGCCCCGGTGTCCGGCGGCCAGGCCGGTGCGGAGAACGGCGCGCTGACCGTGATGTGCGGCGGAACCGACGCCGCCTATGCCAAGGCCGCCCCGGTCATCGAATCCTACGCCAAGATGCAGAAGCTGCTCGGCCCCGCCGGCTCCGGCCAGCTCACCAAGATGGTCAACCAGATCTGCATCGCGGGCCTCGTCGAGGCTCTGTCCGAGGGCATTCATTTCGCCAAGAAGGCCGGGCTCGACGTCAATGCCGTGGTCGAGGTGATCTCGAAGGGTGCCGCGCAATCCTGGCAGATGGAGAACCGCTACAAGACCATGAACGACGGCAAGTTCGATTTCGGCTTCGCGGTCGAGTGGATGCGAAAGGACCTTTCGATCTGCTTGGCGGAGGCCCGCCGCAACGGCGCCAGCCTGCCGGTCACGGCCGTGGTCGACAACTTCTACTCGGAAGTCGAGACGATGGGCGGCAAGCGCTGGGATACGTCGAGCCTGCTGGCGCGGCTGCAGCGCT
- a CDS encoding Mrp/NBP35 family ATP-binding protein codes for MSVTKQQVLDGLAKVMSPRGVALPQANVLSEIAVTDGKVMFSINVDAAEARAWESVRAQAEAAVRAVPGVTGAMVALTAERKPGAAAPAPHSHAPKPGVQPVSAHRPPANPNGSPMAQQAVIPGIASIIAVASGKGGVGKSTTSLNLALGLRDLGLRVGLLDADIYGPSVPRLTGIRDKPVLNDDRKMIPIAKFGLSIMSIGFLVEEETAMIWRGPMVMSAITQMLRDVAWGTLDVLVVDMPPGTGDAQLTLAQNVPLKGAVIVSTPQDLALIDARRGLAMFTKVNVPVLGIIENMSYFQCPECGTRSDIFGHGGARHEAERLGVPFLGEVPLHMSIRAMSDAGTPVVNSEPDGPHAAIYRSIAAQVRDQLQGVTAAA; via the coding sequence GTGAGCGTGACAAAACAGCAGGTTCTAGACGGTCTGGCCAAGGTGATGTCGCCGCGCGGCGTGGCGCTGCCGCAGGCCAATGTGCTGTCGGAGATTGCCGTGACGGACGGCAAGGTCATGTTCTCGATCAATGTCGATGCCGCCGAAGCTCGCGCCTGGGAGAGCGTGCGGGCCCAGGCCGAGGCCGCCGTGCGCGCGGTTCCTGGCGTCACCGGCGCGATGGTCGCGCTGACCGCCGAGCGCAAGCCCGGCGCCGCCGCGCCGGCGCCGCACAGCCACGCCCCCAAGCCCGGCGTGCAGCCGGTGTCGGCGCATCGTCCGCCGGCCAATCCGAACGGTTCGCCGATGGCTCAGCAGGCCGTGATCCCCGGCATCGCCTCGATCATCGCGGTGGCGTCCGGCAAGGGCGGTGTCGGCAAGTCGACCACCTCGCTCAACCTCGCGCTTGGGCTGCGTGATCTCGGGCTTCGCGTCGGTCTGCTGGATGCCGACATCTACGGCCCCTCGGTGCCGCGGCTCACCGGCATTCGCGACAAGCCGGTTCTCAACGATGATCGCAAGATGATCCCGATCGCGAAATTCGGTCTGTCGATCATGTCGATTGGCTTCCTGGTCGAGGAAGAGACCGCGATGATCTGGCGCGGCCCGATGGTGATGTCGGCGATCACCCAGATGCTGCGCGATGTCGCCTGGGGCACGCTCGACGTGCTGGTCGTCGACATGCCGCCCGGCACCGGCGACGCGCAGCTCACGCTGGCGCAGAACGTGCCGCTGAAAGGCGCGGTGATCGTTTCGACGCCGCAGGACCTGGCGCTGATCGATGCCCGCCGGGGACTTGCGATGTTTACCAAGGTCAACGTGCCGGTGCTCGGGATCATCGAGAACATGAGCTATTTCCAGTGCCCGGAATGCGGCACGCGTTCCGACATCTTCGGCCACGGCGGCGCGCGGCACGAGGCCGAGCGGCTCGGCGTGCCGTTCCTCGGCGAGGTGCCGCTGCACATGTCGATCCGCGCGATGTCGGACGCCGGCACTCCGGTCGTGAACAGCGAGCCGGACGGTCCGCATGCTGCGATCTACCGCTCCATCGCGGCCCAGGTGCGCGACCAGTTGCAGGGTGTCACCGCCGCCGCCTGA
- a CDS encoding TRAP transporter substrate-binding protein yields the protein MKRREFLKVSTAGAAVAAVASPAIAQSMPEVKWRLTSSFPKSLDTIYGGAEQMAKQVAEMTDNKFQIQVFAAGEIVPGLQALDAVSNGTVEMCHTVSYYYVGKDPTFAIFASVPFGLNARQQNSWLYQGGGIELANEFYKKFGVIGMPCGNTGTQMGGWFRKEIKTVADLSGLKMRIGGIAGQVLQKVGVVPQQLAGGDIYPSLEKGTIDAAEWVGPYDDEKLGFQKVAKYYYYPGFWEGGPTVHAFTNLEKFNSLPKNYQAILTNACNNANSWMAARYDLQNPGALKRLVAGGTQLRPFTNEVLDACLKATNELWGEISAKNADFKKSIDAMQAYRSDQYLWWQVAEYTYDSFMIRSRTRG from the coding sequence ATGAAGCGCCGTGAATTTTTGAAAGTATCGACGGCCGGAGCAGCGGTAGCTGCGGTGGCGTCGCCTGCGATTGCGCAGTCGATGCCCGAGGTCAAATGGCGCCTGACGTCGAGCTTCCCGAAGTCGCTCGATACGATCTATGGCGGCGCCGAGCAGATGGCGAAGCAGGTCGCCGAAATGACCGACAACAAATTCCAGATCCAGGTGTTCGCGGCGGGTGAAATCGTCCCCGGCCTGCAGGCGCTGGATGCGGTCTCCAACGGCACCGTCGAGATGTGCCACACCGTGTCCTACTACTACGTCGGCAAGGATCCGACCTTCGCGATCTTCGCCTCGGTGCCGTTCGGCCTCAACGCCCGCCAGCAGAATTCCTGGTTGTACCAGGGCGGCGGCATCGAGCTTGCCAATGAGTTCTACAAGAAGTTCGGCGTCATCGGCATGCCGTGCGGCAACACCGGCACGCAGATGGGCGGCTGGTTCCGCAAGGAGATCAAGACCGTCGCCGACCTGTCCGGCCTGAAGATGCGGATCGGCGGCATCGCCGGCCAGGTGCTGCAGAAAGTCGGCGTGGTGCCGCAGCAGCTCGCCGGCGGCGACATCTACCCGTCGCTGGAGAAGGGCACGATCGACGCTGCCGAATGGGTCGGCCCCTATGACGACGAGAAGCTCGGCTTCCAGAAGGTCGCGAAGTATTATTATTATCCCGGCTTCTGGGAAGGCGGCCCGACGGTGCATGCCTTCACCAATCTGGAAAAGTTCAACTCGCTGCCGAAGAACTACCAGGCGATTCTCACCAATGCCTGCAACAACGCCAATAGCTGGATGGCGGCACGCTACGACCTGCAGAACCCCGGCGCGCTGAAGCGCCTGGTCGCCGGCGGCACGCAACTGCGCCCCTTCACCAACGAGGTGCTGGATGCCTGCCTGAAGGCGACCAACGAATTGTGGGGCGAGATCTCCGCGAAGAACGCCGACTTCAAGAAGTCGATCGACGCCATGCAGGCCTACCGCTCCGATCAATATCTGTGGTGGCAGGTCGCCGAATACACCTATGACAGCTTCATGATCCGCTCGCGCACCCGCGGCTAG